In the Ursus arctos isolate Adak ecotype North America unplaced genomic scaffold, UrsArc2.0 scaffold_19, whole genome shotgun sequence genome, one interval contains:
- the LOC113243576 gene encoding vomeronasal type-1 receptor 1-like gives MISANFAIGMVILAQTGIGTMGNVLLLCHNVCSLFRRHRLRPLGQIINHLALANTLILLCGGIPLTMVAFGLKYFLHDVTCKLVFYFHRVAWGNSLSTTCLLGGFQALSINPTNCRWAELKFKSPKHINSPCILSWMFHLLINIIVPMRVSGPKSSRNISVKSNLGYCPHWFINTITESLCLVIFTSVDVICLGLMIWASGYMIFFLYRHQQRVQYIHSTRQSSQMSPKIRATKTILILVSTFVLFYSLSSVFETYAYYFDNPQLRLMKTSVFLASCFPTLSPFLLLKNDPHISGPCCSC, from the coding sequence ATGATTTCTGCTAACTTTGCAATAGGTATGGTCATCCTTGCTCAGACTGGAATAGGGACTATGGGTAATGTTTTACTCCTTTGTCATAATGTCTGCTCTCTTTTTAGGAGACATAGATTGAGACCATTAGGGCAAATAATCAACCATCTTGCTTTAGCCAATACTTTGATCCTTCTTTGTGGAGGAATCCCTTTAACAATGGTAGCCTTTGGGTTGAAATATTTCCTACATGATGTCACATGTAaacttgtcttttattttcacagAGTGGCCTGGGGAAATTCTCTTAGCACCACCTGTCTTTTGGGTGGTTTCCAGGCCTTGAGTATTAATCCTACAAACTGTAGATGGGCAGAACTCAAATTCAAATCCCCAAAGCATATTAATTCTCCATGTATCCTGAGTTGGATGTTTCATTTGCTAATAAACATCATTGTTCCCATGAGAGTGAGTGGACCAAAGAGTAGCAGAAATATCAGTGTGAAATCAAATCTTGGGTATTGCCCTCATTGGTTTATTAACACAATTACAGAATCATTATGTTTAGTTATTTTCACCTCTGTTGATGTTATTTGTTTGGGACTCATGATATGGGCCAGTGGATAcatgatatttttcctttataggcACCAACAGCGAGTCCAATACATTCACAGCACTAGGCAATCCTCCCAAATGTCCCCAAAGATCAGAGCCACAAAAACTATCCTGATACTTGTGAgcacttttgttttattttattctctctcttctgtttttgaaaCGTATGCTTATTATTTTGACAACCCACAGTTGCGGCTTATGAAAACCAGTGTATTTCTAGCATCTTGTTTTCCAACCCTCAGTCCCTTTTTGCTCTTAAAAAATGATCCTCATATTTCTGGCCCCTGCTGTTCCTGCTGA